A genomic window from Melospiza melodia melodia isolate bMelMel2 unplaced genomic scaffold, bMelMel2.pri scaffold_51, whole genome shotgun sequence includes:
- the LOC134413761 gene encoding LOW QUALITY PROTEIN: zinc finger protein interacting with ribonucleoprotein K-like (The sequence of the model RefSeq protein was modified relative to this genomic sequence to represent the inferred CDS: substituted 1 base at 1 genomic stop codon): MLGFILLVLQEKPHTCVECGKSFRWNYKLIEHQRTHTGERPYECGECGMSFSRSSHLTSHQRTHTGERPYECGECGQSFRQSSSLISHQRTHTGERPHECGECGKSFKWSCDLIKHWGIHTGERPYKCGECGKSFRGSSDLIKHQRIHTGEXPYECGECGKSFRDHDTLIRHQKIHTRERPYECSECGNRFRFNSHLLLHNLSHTEERPFFCPECGKGYKYKCQLITHQCIHTGERPYKCGECGKSFSQSSHLTRHQYSHR; this comes from the exons ATGTTGGGGTTcatcctcctggtgctgcaggagaag ccccacacatgtgtggagtgtgggaagagcttcaggtggaactacAAGCTCATcgagcaccagaggacccacactggggaacggccctacgagtgtggagagtgtgggatgagcttcagccggagctcccacctgaccagccaccagaggacccatactggggagaggccctacgagtgtggggagtgtggacagagcttcaggcagagctccagcctgatcagccaccagagaacccacactggagaacggccccatgagtgtggggagtgtgggaagagcttcaagtgGAGCTGTGACCTGATCAAGCACTgggggatccacactggagaacggccctacaaatgtggggagtgtgggaagagcttcagggggAGCTCtgacctgatcaagcaccagaggatccacactggggaatgaccctacgagtgtggggaatgtgggaagagctttagggaCCATGACACCCTGATCAGGCACCAAAAGATCCACACTAGGGAGAGGCcttatgagtgttctgagtgtgggaacAGATTTCGGTTcaactcccatctcctcctgcacaatctgagtcacacagaggagaggcccttcttctgccctgagtgtgggaagggataTAAGTACAAGTGCCAACTCATCACCCACCagtgcatccacacaggggagagaccCTAcaagtgtggagaatgtgggaagagcttctcacagagctctcatttgacccGACACCAATACAGCCACCGGTAA
- the LOC134413760 gene encoding LOW QUALITY PROTEIN: zinc finger protein 70-like (The sequence of the model RefSeq protein was modified relative to this genomic sequence to represent the inferred CDS: substituted 1 base at 1 genomic stop codon), with protein sequence MKEESQKGWNRRRSQGGGQSFSQSSELVIPEQLHDGEKPHKCLKCGKSFSCRSCLLHHQMIHTEEKPYECPECGKGFRDSPQLTIHHCIHTGEQPCECWECGXNFLQSPRLTSHQKIHTGERPYECSECGKSFQISSLLLTQQRIHTEERPFLCPNCRKGFKHNSHLTRHRRIHTGERPYKCPECGKRFRTSSVLNQHQWRHR encoded by the coding sequence CCAGggaggtggacagagcttcagccagagctcagagctggtgatccctgagcagctccatgatggggagaagccccacaagtgcttgaagtgtgggaagagcttcagctgtaGGTCCTGCCTGCTtcaccaccagatgatccacactgaggagaagccctacgagtgtcctgagtgtggaaAGGGCTTCAGAGACAGCCCCCAGCTCACCATCCACCattgcatccacaccggggagcagccctgtgagtgctggGAATGTGGCTAGAACTTCCTCCAGAGCCCCCGCCTGACTTCCCACCAgaagatccacactggggagaggccctacgagtgttctgagtgtgggaaaTCATTTCAGATCAGCTCCCTTCTCCTTACACagcagcggattcacactgaggagaggcccttcctctgccccaactgcaggaagggcttcaagcacaactcccacctcaccaggcaccggcgcatccacaccggggagaggccctacaagtgccctgagtgtgggaagaggttcaggACCAGCTCAGTCTTGAATCAACACCAGTGGAGACACcgctaa